TAGATCGACGTATTTGATCTCGGATGGGCGGGTTTCCTTCGTCCAGACTTCGGGGTTCAGCGAGGAGAGATGGCCAAGTGTGCCCATATCCCACCCCTCCGGAATCTCGCCGAGTTCGGAGTCCACGAGGCGGTCGGGGAATAGGTCGTGAAGGTGGGCAGGCAGGCGTGGGAGAGACTCGCCCCGGCGCCAGCCTGCCTGCCGCGCCGCTCCGCTTTGCGGCGCAGGCAGGCGGCCCTCCATCTTGGCGCGGACGGGGTCGAAGTCCACGAACCACGACTTGAAGAGCGCCCGCGCCATTGCTTCCAGCGTCTCGCTCATCCGCCGGTTCAGTTCGATCTTGTCGTCCAGCGTGCCGAGGATGTGGGCAATGGCGTGCTGTTCGGCGACTGGTAGCCAGCGGACCTGCAGCGATTCGAGGTCGCTTCCGCGAATTCCGGCGGCACCTGCACCTTGCTCAACGATGCTGCTCACTGCAGCTCGTCCGTGATGCGACTGCAGGTAGTAGAAGTAGAAGCGCGGATCGGCCTTACGTGGATCAAGTCGCACGCGCGTGACATGCGACTCAAATGTTACCGCCTCGTCGTCACACAAGAAGATCGAGCATTTGCCCGCGCCATTGAGCACAAGCGACTGCCGCGCAAATAGCAGGTCACCTGGCT
The sequence above is drawn from the Bacillota bacterium genome and encodes:
- a CDS encoding restriction endonuclease subunit S; its protein translation is MGEVRAFGELFAERTRNGLTRPKAVRGTGVKMVNMGELFAYPRLRNAPMDRVPLNQTEAERFLLKPGDLLFARQSLVLNGAGKCSIFLCDDEAVTFESHVTRVRLDPRKADPRFYFYYLQSHHGRAAVSSIVEQGAGAAGIRGSDLESLQVRWLPVAEQHAIAHILGTLDDKIELNRRMSETLEAMARALFKSWFVDFDPVRAKMEGRLPAPQSGAARQAGWRRGESLPRLPAHLHDLFPDRLVDSELGEIPEGWDMGTLGHLSSLNPEVWTKETRPSEIKYVDLSNTKWGRIEAVTTYSANHAPSRAQRVLRPGDTIIGTVRPANGSYAFISEPRLTGSTGFAVLRPDAAKHAEFVYLAACPCQDYLSVIDGIRWQG